Proteins encoded within one genomic window of Streptomyces kaniharaensis:
- a CDS encoding serpin family protein: protein MTNRRTTGTRRSLRRPAALLLAAALSAPLLTGCGSTGAAAPAELRASAPASRPAVDPAQVAATATATNAFGLDLLHTLTATPDGTGRNLVLSPSGLATVLAMLLPGARGATADELAKALHTDLTPQQYALATGALDRPIPATDRLTLRQSDDLWTQQGLAVSPDYLATLAAAFDTGVHPTDFKKDPEGARRTINAAVEKATEGRIKDLFGERQITGGTRLVLTDALYLKAKWASAFKHEHTTDRPFHKLDGSAPNVATMSQTGTFKYADGSGGIVGQPWQAVELPYAEGGLVMDLIVPAQGGFAAFTKGLDQAQLDRILGELGDRPVDLELPRFHFETSNELTPALRSLGVKAMFDGADLSGIAKDSLTVSTVVQKATVEVDEDGTVAAAGSGVVGAAGAAAPVAGPVQLHIDRPFLFLIRDANGGRPLFLGQVTDPLAR, encoded by the coding sequence ATGACGAACCGCAGGACCACCGGAACCCGCCGCAGCCTCCGTCGCCCGGCGGCGCTGCTCCTCGCCGCCGCGCTCTCGGCGCCGCTGCTCACTGGCTGCGGCAGCACCGGAGCCGCCGCCCCCGCGGAGCTCCGGGCCTCCGCGCCGGCGAGCCGGCCCGCGGTCGACCCGGCGCAGGTGGCCGCCACCGCGACCGCCACCAACGCCTTCGGCCTGGACCTCCTGCACACGCTCACCGCGACGCCGGACGGCACCGGCCGCAACCTCGTGCTCTCCCCGTCCGGCCTGGCCACCGTGCTCGCCATGCTGCTGCCCGGCGCTCGCGGCGCCACCGCCGACGAACTCGCCAAGGCCCTGCACACCGACCTCACCCCGCAGCAGTACGCCCTGGCCACCGGCGCGCTCGACCGCCCGATCCCGGCCACCGACCGGCTCACCCTGCGCCAGAGCGACGACCTCTGGACGCAGCAGGGCCTGGCCGTCTCACCCGACTACCTGGCCACCCTCGCCGCCGCCTTCGACACCGGCGTGCACCCCACCGACTTCAAAAAGGACCCGGAGGGCGCCCGCAGGACCATCAACGCGGCCGTGGAGAAGGCCACCGAGGGGCGGATCAAGGACCTCTTCGGCGAGCGGCAGATCACCGGAGGCACCCGGCTCGTCCTCACCGACGCGCTCTACCTCAAGGCGAAGTGGGCCTCGGCCTTCAAGCACGAGCACACCACCGACCGCCCGTTCCACAAGCTCGACGGCTCCGCCCCGAACGTCGCCACGATGAGCCAGACCGGCACCTTCAAGTACGCCGACGGCTCCGGCGGGATCGTCGGCCAGCCCTGGCAGGCCGTCGAACTCCCCTACGCGGAAGGCGGGTTGGTGATGGACCTGATCGTCCCCGCGCAGGGCGGCTTCGCCGCGTTCACCAAGGGACTGGACCAGGCCCAGCTCGACCGGATCCTCGGTGAGCTCGGCGACCGGCCCGTCGACCTGGAGCTGCCGCGCTTCCACTTCGAGACGTCCAACGAGCTCACCCCGGCGCTGCGCTCGCTCGGCGTCAAGGCGATGTTCGACGGCGCCGATCTCAGCGGCATCGCCAAGGACTCGCTCACCGTCAGCACGGTGGTGCAGAAGGCCACCGTCGAGGTGGACGAGGACGGCACGGTGGCGGCGGCCGGCAGCGGCGTCGTCGGGGCGGCCGGAGCGGCGGCGCCGGTCGCCGGCCCCGTCCAGCTGCACATCGACCGGCCGTTCCTGTTCCTGATCCGGGACGCCAACGGCGGGCGGCCGCTCTTCCTCGGCCAGGTCACCGACCCGCTGGCGCGGTAG
- a CDS encoding DUF2786 domain-containing protein yields MLLEQAVRSVLTAPDGTLDLALDTGASLLAASAGQWPAVSRAVLGHADTAVGRCWSAGWRPADLVRVVRRELKPVHLALAVDLIAAEGRRHPAAAPDRRWQEQLRELETEVWWQGDDGYLAAFAHRHRLDRFALATTLLELLRTWGRLPPIAPVGPTPGQAAPRAERSAGPVPGEPRMLARIRALLAKAESTEYPEEAEALTAKAQQLMAQHSIDEALLAAAGADRDAPAALRIGVDNPYEGPKTMLLDAVAAANRCRVVWAKEFGFCTVVGFDGDLDGVELLYTSLLVQATHALNKAGSGRDSRTKAFRQSFLVAYAARIRERLTTATERATSAAAAGRHLREDGTEEQLLPDERLLPALAARSEAVDEEVGRLFPKLVSQRVRVSDGEGWAAGRAAADRAALHGRTGELRR; encoded by the coding sequence ATGCTGCTGGAGCAGGCGGTGCGGTCGGTGCTGACGGCGCCGGACGGGACGCTGGACCTCGCGCTGGACACGGGCGCGTCGCTGCTGGCCGCGTCCGCCGGGCAGTGGCCGGCGGTGAGCCGGGCGGTGCTCGGCCACGCGGACACCGCCGTTGGGCGGTGCTGGTCCGCCGGGTGGCGGCCGGCGGACCTGGTGCGGGTGGTGCGGCGCGAGCTGAAGCCCGTCCACCTGGCGCTCGCGGTGGACCTGATCGCCGCCGAGGGCCGGCGCCACCCGGCGGCCGCGCCGGACCGGCGCTGGCAGGAGCAGCTGCGCGAGCTGGAGACCGAGGTGTGGTGGCAGGGCGACGACGGCTACCTGGCCGCCTTCGCGCACCGGCACCGGCTGGACCGCTTCGCGCTCGCCACCACCCTCCTGGAGCTGCTACGGACCTGGGGCCGGCTGCCGCCGATCGCGCCGGTCGGCCCGACGCCCGGGCAGGCCGCGCCGCGCGCCGAGCGGTCCGCCGGGCCGGTGCCGGGCGAGCCGCGGATGCTGGCGCGGATCCGGGCGCTGCTGGCGAAGGCCGAGTCCACCGAGTACCCGGAGGAGGCCGAGGCGCTGACCGCCAAGGCCCAGCAGCTGATGGCCCAGCACAGCATCGACGAGGCGCTGCTGGCCGCCGCCGGCGCGGACCGGGACGCCCCGGCGGCGCTGCGGATCGGCGTGGACAACCCGTACGAGGGCCCGAAGACGATGCTGCTGGACGCCGTCGCGGCGGCGAACCGGTGCCGGGTGGTGTGGGCGAAGGAGTTCGGCTTCTGCACCGTGGTCGGCTTCGACGGGGACCTGGACGGCGTCGAGCTGCTCTACACCTCGCTGCTGGTGCAGGCCACCCACGCGCTCAACAAGGCCGGTTCGGGCCGGGACTCGCGCACCAAGGCGTTCCGGCAGTCCTTCCTGGTCGCGTACGCGGCGCGGATCCGCGAGCGGCTGACCACCGCCACCGAGCGGGCCACCAGCGCGGCCGCGGCCGGGCGGCACCTGCGCGAGGACGGCACCGAGGAGCAGCTGCTCCCGGACGAGCGGCTGCTGCCCGCGCTGGCCGCCCGTTCCGAGGCGGTGGACGAGGAGGTCGGCCGGCTGTTCCCGAAGCTGGTCTCGCAGCGGGTGCGGGTGAGCGACGGCGAGGGCTGGGCGGCCGGGCGGGCCGCCGCCGACCGGGCCGCCCTGCACGGTCGGACCGGCGAGCTCCGCCGCTGA
- a CDS encoding ADP-ribosylglycohydrolase family protein, translated as MTESAADSGYRDRVRGALLGGAIGDALGWPVEFLQLHQIRDQRGPDGVTGLPLGGAAEVTDDTQMTLFTAEGLIRGFVRGWSGGGGSVPEAVHGAYRRWLLTQYQPAPDREPLPRPYDGWLLRQPFLYARRAPGNACLSGVSEHPAFEPPAPIGLPGPINPGSKGCGTVMRSAPFGLARLGVEHSFGLAVQCAQLTHGHPTGYLAAGAFAALVERLANGTEPWAAVGETVDQIRELPGSKETVQALARAVRVAQESEPSAEAVERVGLGWTAEECLAIAVYCLLATTLEPDPVRTALPLSVNHSGDSDSTGAVCGNLVGAAYGASALPPEWAGSVEGRAELLRVADDLLVLFGSRHPSHPALGGRYPAW; from the coding sequence GTGACGGAGTCGGCGGCCGATTCGGGGTACCGGGACCGCGTGCGCGGTGCGCTGCTCGGCGGAGCGATCGGCGACGCACTGGGCTGGCCGGTGGAGTTCCTGCAGCTGCACCAGATCCGCGACCAGCGCGGTCCGGACGGCGTGACCGGGCTGCCCCTCGGAGGGGCCGCCGAGGTCACGGACGACACCCAGATGACCCTGTTCACCGCCGAGGGCCTGATCCGCGGCTTCGTCCGCGGCTGGTCGGGCGGCGGCGGCTCGGTGCCGGAGGCCGTCCACGGCGCCTACCGCCGCTGGCTGCTGACCCAGTACCAGCCCGCGCCGGACCGCGAGCCGCTTCCCCGCCCGTACGACGGCTGGCTGCTGCGGCAGCCGTTCCTGTACGCGCGGCGGGCGCCGGGCAACGCCTGCCTGAGCGGGGTGTCCGAGCATCCGGCTTTCGAGCCGCCGGCCCCGATCGGGCTGCCCGGGCCGATCAACCCCGGTTCCAAGGGCTGCGGCACGGTGATGCGCTCGGCGCCGTTCGGGCTGGCCCGGCTGGGCGTCGAGCATTCGTTCGGGCTGGCCGTCCAGTGCGCCCAGCTCACCCACGGGCACCCGACCGGCTACCTCGCGGCGGGCGCGTTCGCGGCGCTGGTCGAGCGGCTGGCGAACGGCACCGAGCCGTGGGCGGCGGTCGGCGAGACCGTCGACCAGATCCGCGAGCTGCCGGGCTCGAAGGAGACGGTGCAGGCGCTGGCCCGGGCGGTCCGGGTGGCCCAGGAGTCGGAGCCGTCGGCGGAGGCGGTGGAGCGGGTCGGGCTCGGCTGGACCGCCGAGGAGTGCCTGGCCATCGCGGTGTACTGCCTGCTGGCCACGACCCTCGAACCCGACCCGGTGCGGACCGCGCTGCCGCTGTCGGTGAACCACTCCGGCGACAGCGACTCCACCGGCGCCGTCTGCGGCAACCTGGTCGGTGCCGCGTACGGCGCGTCGGCCCTGCCCCCGGAGTGGGCCGGGTCGGTCGAGGGCCGGGCGGAGCTGCTGCGGGTGGCGGACGACCTGCTGGTGCTGTTCGGCAGCCGGCACCCGTCGCACCCGGCACTGGGCGGGCGCTACCCGGCCTGGTGA
- a CDS encoding ADP-ribosylglycohydrolase family protein: MGKATGALLGLAIGDAIGRVTEFKSVDRIAADHPDWRQLPLPDRALVTDDTQMTLALGRGLRTALGRGPLTPLRLERPVREEFVDWWRSPENNRAPGMTCLRACERLSHPEYRWQQASDVGSKGCGANMRVAPIGLIRELDARQLSGAAQLQSALTHGHPTALAASDLTAYAVRKLAEGVPPAGLPAVLRAYALASRNRYDEFWLGDLAGRWYGRSPQDVIARGWDDCLGVLDQLDAALAAPDVEADPCLATGEGWIAEEAFATGLLCFLLLPDDPVAAVRRAAYSSGDSDSIACLTGAFAGAHHGEAVWPEEWVERIEYRDELFALGALWD; the protein is encoded by the coding sequence GTGGGCAAGGCGACGGGAGCACTGCTGGGGCTGGCGATCGGGGACGCGATCGGCCGGGTGACGGAGTTCAAGTCGGTCGACAGGATCGCCGCCGACCACCCGGACTGGCGGCAACTCCCACTGCCCGACAGGGCGTTGGTCACCGACGACACCCAGATGACGCTCGCCCTCGGCCGCGGCCTGCGCACCGCCCTGGGGCGCGGTCCGCTGACGCCCCTTCGGCTGGAGCGTCCGGTCCGCGAGGAGTTCGTCGACTGGTGGCGCTCCCCGGAGAACAACCGCGCCCCCGGCATGACCTGCCTGCGCGCCTGCGAACGGCTGAGCCACCCCGAGTACCGCTGGCAGCAGGCGAGCGACGTCGGCTCCAAGGGCTGCGGCGCCAACATGCGGGTCGCCCCGATCGGGCTGATCCGCGAGCTCGACGCCCGGCAGCTCTCCGGCGCCGCGCAGCTTCAGTCCGCGCTCACCCACGGACACCCCACCGCGCTCGCCGCCAGCGACCTCACCGCGTACGCCGTCCGCAAGCTCGCCGAAGGCGTCCCGCCGGCCGGCCTGCCCGCCGTGCTGCGGGCGTACGCGCTGGCGAGCCGCAACCGGTACGACGAGTTCTGGCTCGGCGATCTCGCCGGCCGCTGGTACGGCCGCTCGCCGCAGGACGTCATCGCCCGCGGCTGGGACGACTGCCTGGGCGTGCTGGACCAGCTGGACGCCGCGCTCGCCGCGCCCGACGTCGAGGCCGACCCGTGCCTGGCCACCGGCGAGGGCTGGATCGCCGAGGAGGCCTTCGCCACCGGCCTGCTCTGCTTCCTGCTCCTGCCGGACGACCCGGTTGCGGCCGTGCGCCGGGCCGCCTACTCCAGCGGGGACTCCGACTCCATCGCGTGCCTGACCGGCGCCTTCGCCGGAGCCCACCACGGAGAGGCGGTCTGGCCTGAGGAGTGGGTCGAGCGGATCGAGTACCGGGACGAGCTGTTCGCGCTCGGGGCACTCTGGGACTGA
- a CDS encoding ATP-binding protein: MQGAVSVSPAQIPELLLGLATVRPVFLWGAPGIGKSSLVREFAESLGLECVSLVGTQLAPEDLIGVPQLTPDGRSRFCPPEQIARDEPYCLFLDELNAAGPDVQKAFYSLILDRRIGSYELPPGSIVIGAGNRATDGALARPMASALVNRMVHVHLRASAEDWLRWAAGAGIHPWVVDYLTDRPDHLWSAPPKSEEPFSTPRAWHMLSDALHSFGPTLDEGTLKVLAYGLLTPQHAVAFCGYAKIVRNSYGVEAILKGDARWPHRVEDRDLLYYLADSFRGRLVKDLPASKEHASGAQRQTAFRAKSLLVQLAEISVEVAQTVIADGSDGNPVLPSWFLIEAARDMPRLVEARR, from the coding sequence GTGCAGGGAGCAGTCAGCGTCTCACCCGCCCAGATCCCCGAGCTGCTGCTCGGACTGGCCACCGTCCGCCCGGTGTTCCTCTGGGGCGCTCCCGGTATCGGCAAGTCGTCCCTGGTCCGGGAGTTCGCCGAGTCGCTCGGTCTGGAGTGCGTGAGCCTGGTCGGCACCCAGCTCGCCCCGGAGGACCTGATCGGCGTCCCGCAGCTCACCCCGGACGGCCGCTCCCGGTTCTGCCCGCCCGAGCAGATCGCCCGCGACGAGCCGTACTGCCTGTTCCTGGACGAGCTCAACGCGGCCGGCCCGGACGTCCAGAAGGCCTTCTACTCGCTCATCCTCGACCGCCGGATCGGCTCGTACGAGCTGCCGCCCGGCTCGATCGTGATCGGCGCCGGGAACCGCGCCACCGACGGCGCGCTCGCCCGACCGATGGCGTCCGCGCTGGTCAACCGCATGGTCCACGTCCATCTGCGGGCCAGCGCCGAGGACTGGCTGCGCTGGGCGGCCGGCGCCGGCATCCACCCCTGGGTCGTCGACTACCTCACCGACCGGCCCGACCACCTGTGGTCCGCTCCGCCCAAGTCCGAGGAGCCGTTCTCCACGCCGCGCGCCTGGCACATGCTCTCCGACGCGCTGCACTCCTTCGGGCCCACCCTCGACGAAGGCACCCTCAAGGTCCTCGCGTACGGCCTGCTCACCCCGCAGCACGCGGTGGCCTTCTGCGGCTACGCGAAGATCGTCCGCAACTCCTACGGCGTGGAGGCGATCCTCAAGGGCGACGCCCGCTGGCCGCACCGGGTGGAGGACCGCGACCTGCTCTACTACCTCGCCGACTCCTTCCGCGGCCGGCTGGTCAAGGACCTGCCCGCCAGCAAGGAGCACGCCTCCGGGGCGCAGCGGCAGACCGCCTTCCGGGCCAAGTCGCTGCTGGTGCAGCTCGCCGAGATCTCGGTCGAGGTCGCCCAGACGGTGATCGCCGACGGATCGGACGGAAACCCGGTGCTGCCGTCCTGGTTCCTGATCGAGGCCGCCCGGGACATGCCCCGGCTGGTCGAGGCCCGCCGGTGA
- a CDS encoding response regulator — MTIRVVVADDQELVRAGFGMILDAQPDIEVVAEACDGAEAVEAVRVHGPDVLLLDVRMPVMDGLEAARRVCAEFPATKVIMLTTFDIDDYVFDALYAGASGFLLKDVRRDDLTHGVRMVASGEALLAPSVTKRLIGEFAARRPGAPERAVRPPSRLLEQLTVREQETLRLLARGLSNAEIAAELVVSEHTVKTHVSNVLSKLGLRDRVHAVVFAYEAGAVVAGEV, encoded by the coding sequence ATGACGATTCGAGTGGTCGTCGCGGACGACCAGGAGCTGGTGCGGGCCGGGTTCGGGATGATCCTGGACGCGCAGCCGGACATCGAGGTGGTGGCCGAGGCGTGCGACGGCGCCGAGGCGGTCGAGGCGGTGCGCGTTCATGGCCCCGACGTGCTGCTGCTGGACGTCCGGATGCCGGTGATGGACGGTCTGGAGGCGGCTCGCCGGGTGTGTGCCGAGTTCCCGGCCACGAAGGTGATCATGCTGACCACCTTCGACATCGACGACTACGTCTTCGACGCGCTGTACGCGGGCGCGAGCGGCTTCCTGCTGAAGGACGTCCGGCGGGACGACCTAACGCACGGGGTGCGGATGGTCGCCTCGGGGGAGGCGCTGCTCGCGCCGTCGGTGACGAAGCGTCTGATCGGCGAGTTCGCCGCGCGCCGGCCGGGTGCGCCGGAGCGGGCGGTGCGTCCGCCGTCCAGGCTGCTGGAGCAGCTGACGGTGCGCGAGCAGGAGACGCTGCGGCTGCTGGCGCGCGGGCTGTCGAACGCGGAGATCGCGGCGGAGCTGGTGGTCAGCGAGCACACCGTGAAGACGCACGTCAGCAATGTGCTGAGCAAGCTCGGGCTGCGCGACCGGGTGCACGCGGTGGTGTTCGCGTACGAGGCCGGAGCGGTGGTGGCGGGGGAGGTCTGA
- a CDS encoding SIR2 family NAD-dependent protein deacylase, with the protein MNAKRPLIAVLTGAGISTDSGIPDYRGPAGLWQRDPSAQQLVTIGPYLADPEVRRRAWLMRREAGALAAEPNAGHRALVDLERSGPPVRVLTQNVDGLHQRAGLPARKVLELHGTAREVQCARCRVVGDMAEALARVDAGEPDPACRECGGILRPRTVMFGEALDPVVLRQADAIAKACDLFVAVGTSLQVHPAAVLPQIALEGGARLIVMNGEPTPFDEAADEVIREPISTALPALVRKLLTEGA; encoded by the coding sequence ATGAACGCGAAGCGCCCGCTGATCGCCGTGCTCACCGGCGCCGGCATCTCGACGGACTCCGGCATCCCCGACTACCGCGGCCCGGCTGGGCTCTGGCAGCGCGACCCTTCGGCGCAGCAGCTGGTCACCATCGGCCCGTACCTGGCCGATCCGGAGGTGCGTCGGCGGGCCTGGCTGATGCGCCGGGAGGCCGGGGCGCTGGCCGCCGAGCCGAACGCCGGGCACCGGGCGCTGGTCGACCTGGAGCGCTCCGGTCCGCCCGTACGGGTGCTCACCCAGAACGTGGACGGCCTGCACCAGCGCGCCGGCCTGCCCGCCCGCAAGGTGCTCGAACTGCACGGCACCGCCCGGGAGGTGCAGTGCGCGCGCTGCCGGGTGGTCGGCGACATGGCCGAGGCGCTGGCGCGGGTCGACGCGGGCGAGCCGGACCCGGCCTGCCGGGAGTGCGGGGGGATCCTGCGCCCGCGCACGGTGATGTTCGGGGAGGCCCTGGACCCGGTGGTGCTCCGGCAGGCCGACGCCATCGCCAAGGCCTGCGACCTGTTCGTCGCGGTGGGCACCAGCCTCCAGGTCCACCCGGCCGCTGTGCTGCCGCAGATCGCGCTGGAGGGCGGCGCCCGCCTGATCGTCATGAACGGCGAGCCGACCCCGTTCGACGAGGCCGCGGACGAGGTGATCCGGGAGCCGATCTCCACGGCTCTCCCGGCGCTGGTGCGGAAGTTGCTCACCGAAGGGGCTTAA
- a CDS encoding vWA domain-containing protein, with product MRPSAQKKPDPGAEIFAEGVQLLRRNPALAALPAGFCRSDDCGHAPAGGWAVVDSGGTVHVNPRRRAEPEEWAWVLAHCLLHLGFGHVPAARGSRVQPDAYQTAARCAVVNRFLATFPVGRAPVALPQEYPGGDEEELAERWRRDGLPPAGTAAAVGTAGAAADQLLVEWTSSGRPPQDWSAAFAAALTRTMSAAMDRAGGRIDEQTGERLPERPWTRALGWFVSSFPLLGGIAAGLTVVADAELARAHGIDVAAVNADAGEIYVNPLRHHTDEEWRFILGHEMLHAALRHGERRGGRDPFLFNVAADYVINAWLLEMGVGDMPQGLLHDPQLKGLSAEEVYDRIVRDQRRIRRLATLAGKNRPDILGEPLDRGPRDYVDLDDLYRRGLQQGFELHRRGRGLIPAGLVEEIRALAHPPLPWDARLARWFDEFVPSPEPVRSYSRPARRQSATPDIPRAGRYHPEQDVPRCTFGVVLDTSGSMSPVLLGKALGAIASYATARDVPAARVVHCDAAPHDAGYVAVTEIAGRVRIRGRGGTVLQPGIDLLERAEDFPPGAPVLVITDGECDVLRVRREHAYLVPKGAGLPFTPRGPVFRMS from the coding sequence GTGAGGCCGTCCGCGCAGAAGAAGCCCGACCCGGGCGCGGAGATCTTCGCCGAGGGCGTCCAGCTGCTGCGCCGCAATCCGGCCCTCGCCGCCCTGCCGGCCGGCTTCTGCCGCAGCGACGACTGCGGGCACGCGCCCGCCGGAGGCTGGGCGGTGGTCGACTCCGGCGGCACCGTCCACGTCAACCCGCGCCGCCGCGCCGAGCCCGAGGAGTGGGCCTGGGTGCTGGCGCACTGCCTGCTGCACCTCGGCTTCGGCCACGTTCCAGCCGCCCGGGGCAGCCGCGTCCAGCCCGACGCGTACCAGACGGCCGCCCGCTGCGCGGTGGTCAACCGCTTCCTCGCCACCTTCCCGGTCGGCCGCGCCCCGGTCGCCCTCCCGCAGGAGTACCCCGGCGGGGACGAGGAGGAGCTGGCCGAGCGCTGGCGCCGCGACGGCCTGCCGCCGGCCGGCACCGCCGCGGCGGTCGGCACCGCGGGCGCCGCCGCCGACCAGCTGCTGGTCGAATGGACCAGCAGCGGCCGTCCCCCACAGGACTGGTCGGCCGCCTTCGCCGCCGCGCTCACCCGCACCATGTCCGCCGCGATGGACCGGGCCGGCGGCCGGATCGACGAGCAGACCGGTGAGCGCCTGCCCGAGCGCCCGTGGACCAGGGCACTCGGTTGGTTCGTCTCCTCCTTCCCGCTGCTCGGCGGCATCGCGGCCGGCCTCACCGTGGTCGCCGACGCCGAACTCGCCCGCGCCCACGGCATCGACGTCGCCGCCGTCAACGCCGACGCCGGGGAGATCTACGTCAACCCGCTGCGCCACCACACCGACGAGGAGTGGCGGTTCATCCTCGGCCACGAGATGCTGCACGCCGCCCTGCGGCACGGCGAGCGCCGCGGCGGACGCGACCCGTTCCTGTTCAACGTCGCCGCCGACTACGTCATCAACGCCTGGCTGCTGGAGATGGGCGTCGGCGACATGCCCCAGGGACTGCTGCACGACCCGCAGTTGAAGGGCCTGTCCGCCGAGGAGGTGTACGACCGGATCGTCCGCGACCAGCGCCGCATCCGCCGGCTCGCCACCCTGGCCGGCAAGAACCGCCCGGACATCCTCGGCGAGCCCCTCGACCGCGGCCCGCGCGACTACGTGGACCTCGACGACCTCTACCGGCGCGGCCTCCAGCAGGGCTTCGAGCTGCACCGGCGCGGACGCGGCCTGATCCCGGCCGGGCTGGTCGAGGAGATCCGCGCCCTCGCCCACCCGCCGCTGCCCTGGGACGCCCGACTGGCCCGCTGGTTCGACGAGTTCGTGCCGAGCCCGGAACCGGTCCGCAGCTACTCCCGACCCGCCCGCCGGCAGTCCGCCACCCCGGACATCCCCCGGGCCGGGCGCTACCACCCGGAGCAGGACGTCCCGCGCTGCACCTTCGGGGTCGTGCTGGACACCTCCGGCTCGATGAGCCCGGTCCTGCTCGGCAAGGCGCTCGGCGCGATCGCCTCGTACGCCACCGCGCGGGACGTCCCGGCCGCCCGGGTGGTGCACTGCGACGCCGCCCCGCACGACGCCGGGTACGTCGCGGTCACCGAGATCGCCGGCCGGGTCCGGATCCGCGGGCGCGGCGGCACCGTCCTCCAGCCGGGCATCGACCTGCTGGAGCGAGCCGAGGACTTCCCGCCCGGGGCGCCCGTGCTGGTCATCACCGACGGCGAGTGCGACGTGCTGCGGGTGCGCCGCGAGCACGCCTACCTCGTCCCGAAGGGTGCCGGGCTGCCGTTCACCCCGCGCGGACCGGTGTTCCGGATGAGCTGA
- a CDS encoding cytochrome P450, translated as MTTTAKFDPWSAAFVAHPYDAYAELREHAPVTYYEPTKQWLVSCHEDVSALLRDRRLGRTYTHRYSHEEFGRPAPDPAHEPFHTLNDNGLLDLEAPDHTRIRRLVSKAFTPRMVEGLRPTVRRLAGELVDGLLADGGGDLIAAAAEPLPVAVIAEMLGVPEADRHLLRPWSADITGMFELNPTEEAARRAVTASIEFSDYLRALIRERRAAPGTDLISALIHAQEGSDALSEQEMISTCVLLLNAGHEATVNTTGNGWWALFRNPGELARLRGAVDDLLPTAVEELMRWDTPLQMFERWVLEDVEVHGVTIPRGCEIALLFGSANRDPQRFADPDRLDLGRTDNPHVTFGAGIHFCLGAPLARLELTESYGTLLRRAPGLRLVREPEWRPGYVIRGLKELLVEV; from the coding sequence ATGACGACGACGGCGAAGTTCGACCCCTGGTCGGCGGCGTTCGTGGCGCACCCGTACGACGCGTACGCCGAGCTGCGCGAGCACGCGCCGGTGACGTACTACGAGCCGACGAAGCAGTGGCTCGTCTCGTGCCACGAGGACGTCAGCGCCCTGCTGCGCGACCGCCGGCTCGGGCGCACCTACACCCACCGCTACAGCCACGAGGAGTTCGGGCGGCCCGCGCCCGACCCGGCGCACGAGCCGTTCCACACCCTGAACGACAACGGGCTGCTCGACCTGGAGGCGCCCGACCACACCCGGATCCGCCGGCTGGTGTCCAAGGCCTTCACCCCGCGCATGGTCGAGGGCCTGCGGCCGACCGTCCGTCGGCTCGCCGGGGAACTCGTGGACGGGCTGCTCGCGGACGGCGGCGGCGACCTGATCGCCGCCGCCGCCGAGCCGCTGCCCGTCGCCGTGATCGCCGAGATGCTGGGCGTCCCGGAGGCCGACCGGCACCTGCTGCGGCCCTGGTCCGCCGACATCACCGGCATGTTCGAGCTCAACCCCACCGAGGAGGCCGCCCGCCGGGCGGTCACCGCGAGCATCGAGTTCTCCGACTACCTGCGCGCCCTGATCCGCGAGCGCCGCGCCGCCCCCGGCACCGACCTCATCAGCGCGCTCATCCACGCCCAGGAGGGCTCGGACGCGCTCAGCGAGCAGGAGATGATCTCCACCTGCGTGCTGCTGCTCAACGCCGGCCACGAGGCCACCGTCAACACCACCGGCAACGGCTGGTGGGCGCTGTTCCGCAACCCCGGCGAACTCGCCCGGCTGCGCGGCGCGGTGGACGACCTGCTGCCCACCGCCGTCGAGGAGCTGATGCGCTGGGACACCCCGCTGCAGATGTTCGAGCGCTGGGTACTGGAGGACGTCGAGGTGCACGGCGTCACCATCCCGCGCGGCTGCGAGATCGCCCTGCTCTTCGGCTCCGCCAACCGCGACCCGCAGCGCTTCGCCGACCCCGACCGGCTCGACCTCGGCCGCACCGACAACCCGCACGTCACCTTCGGCGCCGGAATCCACTTCTGTCTCGGCGCCCCGCTCGCCAGACTGGAACTCACCGAGTCGTACGGCACGTTGCTGCGCCGGGCGCCGGGCCTGCGGCTCGTCCGCGAGCCCGAGTGGCGCCCGGGCTACGTGATCCGGGGGCTCAAGGAACTGCTGGTCGAAGTGTGA